One Natronococcus sp. CG52 DNA window includes the following coding sequences:
- a CDS encoding glycerate kinase type-2 family protein has protein sequence MSADHRRYIEDAGEKQCYLMIKNHSRLTRTQGHEVALACVKRDIKAAHPATVIETSIEVNGDQLTISPLHAATESSTHDLSAYDRIVVLGGGNAAGRLAKALEAEFGEHLTEGIVATDVVAATNQIEVLKSDHPVPSERGVAAAERVLEAAKRAGPNDLVIGCISGGGSALLPAPVNGVSLRDLQETTEALLESGATIEEINAVRKHISRIKGGRLAQAAAPALVIGILLSDVVGDDPGVIASGPFTPDPTSFNDALDVLERYSIDPPAAVVNHLRDGQRGQQLETPTATEVTHTSTYVLASNRTALEAARTEARERGYESVVLSANVRGEARKAAKTHVAIAEESRATGDPVSPPVVFLSGGETTVTLVDDSGDGGPNQEFALSAALELDDDNVIVASVDTDGIDGATNVAGAIVESSTVDDLADRMALARNDARIALKEAGALIHTGPTGTNVNDLRVLVVEEG, from the coding sequence ATGTCGGCGGATCATCGGCGATACATAGAAGATGCTGGAGAAAAGCAATGCTATCTAATGATCAAAAACCATAGCCGTCTTACCCGGACACAGGGCCACGAAGTGGCATTGGCATGTGTCAAACGAGATATCAAAGCTGCTCATCCAGCAACCGTAATCGAGACCTCTATCGAAGTTAATGGAGATCAACTAACGATCTCACCACTACATGCTGCCACGGAATCGTCTACCCACGATCTCAGCGCGTACGATCGAATCGTCGTTCTCGGGGGTGGAAACGCTGCAGGCCGCCTCGCAAAGGCGCTTGAGGCAGAGTTCGGGGAGCACCTGACTGAGGGCATCGTGGCTACAGACGTGGTAGCGGCGACGAACCAAATCGAGGTTTTGAAAAGCGACCATCCTGTTCCGAGTGAGCGTGGTGTGGCTGCTGCTGAGCGTGTCTTGGAGGCTGCCAAACGCGCCGGCCCAAATGACCTCGTCATCGGCTGTATCTCCGGCGGCGGAAGTGCGCTACTTCCTGCTCCCGTCAACGGGGTCTCGCTTCGCGACTTGCAGGAAACGACCGAAGCTCTGCTAGAAAGCGGCGCGACTATCGAGGAGATAAACGCGGTCCGCAAGCACATCTCACGGATCAAGGGTGGGCGTCTGGCACAGGCCGCTGCCCCGGCATTAGTCATCGGAATTCTACTCAGTGATGTTGTCGGCGACGACCCTGGCGTGATCGCCAGTGGGCCGTTCACTCCGGATCCGACATCGTTCAACGATGCGCTTGATGTCCTCGAACGCTACTCTATCGATCCACCGGCTGCAGTGGTCAACCATCTTCGGGACGGCCAACGGGGTCAGCAGCTAGAAACTCCCACAGCTACTGAAGTCACTCACACGTCGACATACGTTCTGGCGAGCAACCGGACCGCCTTGGAGGCCGCGCGTACCGAAGCGCGAGAGCGAGGATACGAGTCTGTTGTACTGTCCGCGAATGTTCGCGGTGAAGCCCGTAAAGCGGCGAAGACTCACGTCGCGATCGCCGAAGAGTCTCGAGCGACGGGTGACCCTGTTTCACCTCCAGTCGTGTTCCTTTCTGGTGGAGAAACAACTGTTACGCTAGTCGATGATTCGGGTGATGGTGGACCGAACCAGGAGTTCGCACTGAGCGCAGCACTTGAACTCGATGATGACAACGTTATTGTTGCGAGTGTGGATACAGACGGCATCGACGGTGCAACGAATGTCGCCGGTGCTATTGTCGAATCATCGACAGTCGACGACTTAGCAGATCGGATGGCGCTAGCGCGTAATGATGCGCGAATTGCACTCAAAGAAGCTGGGGCGCTAATTCACACGGGTCCGACTGGAACGAACGTGAACGATCTCCGAGTTCTTGTCGTCGAAGAAGGGTAG
- a CDS encoding 3-hydroxyacyl-CoA dehydrogenase family protein yields the protein MADLKIDHGKLLLGGNCDIQFMTSVQKITIIGAGIMGSGLATQFLTNDVEVVLVDHRSSNIDRAMSQIHDNILFLRPNADEDEIQTLVDEQIDTSLDQSDAVSNADLVLETISEELSAKRDLFEALEEDAPDEAILASNTSGIKITKIAAEVPHVAERIVGCHWWNPPYLMPLVEIVPGQETAQTTITRTKEFIEDIGKRPIVLNRDVPGFVWNRIQFAVLRECLHLVEEDVASAEDINAAVRDGYALRTAAVGPLETVDISGLELFQSISENLYPELCNAEEPHGVYEELLQEGRDGIADGEGFFSYNRSSEKIIQERDELLRAINNQK from the coding sequence ATGGCAGATCTGAAGATTGATCATGGAAAACTATTACTAGGAGGGAACTGTGATATCCAATTCATGACGTCCGTTCAAAAGATAACGATCATCGGTGCAGGTATTATGGGCTCTGGGCTCGCAACACAGTTTCTAACGAACGACGTTGAGGTCGTTCTAGTTGATCATCGCTCGTCTAACATCGACCGCGCGATGTCCCAGATACATGACAATATACTGTTCCTTCGACCGAATGCCGATGAGGATGAGATCCAGACATTGGTCGACGAGCAGATCGATACGTCACTCGACCAATCTGATGCCGTTAGCAATGCTGATCTCGTTTTAGAAACGATTTCCGAAGAACTCAGCGCAAAGCGAGACTTGTTCGAAGCCCTCGAAGAGGACGCACCCGACGAAGCAATTCTTGCTTCGAACACGTCTGGAATCAAGATCACGAAGATTGCAGCTGAAGTCCCACACGTTGCAGAGCGGATCGTCGGTTGTCACTGGTGGAATCCACCGTATCTGATGCCTCTCGTCGAAATCGTTCCGGGACAAGAAACCGCCCAAACAACCATCACGCGAACGAAGGAATTCATCGAGGACATCGGCAAGAGACCAATCGTCCTCAACAGAGATGTCCCTGGGTTCGTTTGGAACCGCATCCAGTTCGCAGTTCTCCGGGAGTGTTTACATCTCGTTGAAGAGGATGTCGCCTCGGCCGAAGATATCAACGCCGCTGTCAGAGACGGGTATGCACTCCGGACAGCTGCTGTTGGTCCGTTGGAGACGGTCGATATTTCCGGTCTCGAGCTGTTTCAATCCATTTCGGAAAACCTCTATCCGGAACTCTGCAATGCTGAGGAGCCTCATGGAGTCTACGAGGAACTACTACAAGAAGGCCGTGACGGAATCGCCGACGGAGAAGGGTTCTTCTCTTATAATCGCTCCTCCGAAAAGATAATTCAAGAACGTGACGAACTCCTACGTGCGATAAATAACCAAAAATAA
- a CDS encoding TRAP transporter small permease encodes MTAFEREYEMELSALLMIVIIVFMSYQVMGRTFGFESTWVPEAASLMVIFMVFLTLGRMRIDREHIRVDFFYNRYPERVQTLLDLAARLTVIGVSLVMVYATVITMFEFSHVRTPGAGIPTPVLFFAGFIGFLLYGAAYVYDFKSFLHNALNDRSSYGTDD; translated from the coding sequence ATGACCGCATTCGAGAGAGAGTACGAAATGGAGCTCTCGGCCCTGCTCATGATCGTGATAATTGTGTTCATGTCCTATCAGGTGATGGGGCGAACGTTTGGATTCGAATCGACGTGGGTACCTGAGGCAGCATCATTGATGGTCATATTTATGGTATTTTTGACCCTTGGGCGGATGCGCATCGACAGAGAGCACATTCGTGTCGATTTCTTCTACAATCGGTATCCAGAGCGCGTTCAAACGCTGCTGGACCTTGCCGCGCGGTTAACCGTGATTGGTGTCTCACTCGTAATGGTCTATGCAACAGTGATTACGATGTTCGAGTTCTCTCATGTTAGAACGCCTGGTGCAGGAATCCCCACACCAGTTCTGTTCTTTGCTGGATTTATTGGTTTCCTCCTCTATGGAGCAGCGTACGTGTACGACTTCAAATCGTTTCTGCATAATGCTCTAAACGATCGGTCATCTTATGGTACCGACGACTGA
- a CDS encoding TRAP transporter large permease encodes MSEIFGVMVVAAFLLLLLLRFPVAIALLAPSIGYVLWAGEPITIVAQRVVYALNSYTVLTIPLFIYVGSLLNHADFTTKIFKFSNKLVGGIRGGLAQVNIIASLIFSGMSGAALADIGGVGRAMIYAMEEYNYDSAYAAAITAASATAGPIFPPSIPLIIYGLLAEESILALFMAGIIPALMTVVLLMITTYFISVRRDFPTVDPDEKVGWSGFSYTLPAVMTPVILIAGMLAGLFGPSEVAAITVLYVIAINVFVYRNVSTSYIMSASRESVRTTSIILFIVAAAALFAWVMSVTRMAPFVTETILGTTTNPIIVLLIMNLIILVTGLFLETIAALVMITPLLLPVATQIGIDPIHFGMIIVFNLMIGLMTPPFGLSLFLSSQIAEVPVEETIKQILPYYIPLFAVLFIITFYPETFMWTIELL; translated from the coding sequence ATGAGCGAAATCTTCGGAGTGATGGTCGTTGCCGCGTTCTTATTGCTGTTGCTTTTACGCTTCCCGGTGGCGATTGCGCTGCTGGCACCATCAATTGGCTATGTGTTGTGGGCGGGTGAACCGATTACCATCGTCGCACAACGGGTAGTATATGCACTCAATTCATACACGGTCCTGACGATTCCGTTGTTTATCTATGTCGGCTCTCTCCTAAATCACGCTGATTTCACAACAAAAATATTTAAATTCTCGAATAAATTAGTCGGAGGAATTCGTGGTGGTCTTGCTCAGGTCAACATCATTGCGAGTCTCATCTTCTCTGGAATGTCCGGGGCTGCACTGGCTGATATCGGTGGAGTCGGTCGAGCGATGATCTACGCAATGGAGGAGTATAATTACGATAGTGCCTACGCGGCCGCGATAACGGCTGCTTCGGCGACCGCTGGTCCAATATTCCCGCCGAGTATTCCGCTGATCATTTATGGACTACTGGCTGAAGAGTCAATTCTTGCGTTGTTTATGGCGGGGATCATCCCGGCACTCATGACCGTCGTCTTACTTATGATCACAACGTACTTCATCTCGGTGCGACGGGACTTTCCCACAGTCGATCCGGACGAGAAGGTCGGTTGGAGTGGGTTTTCCTACACGCTTCCTGCCGTCATGACGCCGGTCATCCTAATTGCCGGAATGCTTGCAGGACTTTTTGGCCCGAGTGAAGTGGCCGCAATAACCGTTCTGTATGTCATCGCTATCAACGTATTCGTTTACCGGAACGTGTCGACAAGCTATATCATGAGTGCAAGTAGAGAATCTGTCCGAACCACATCAATCATTCTGTTCATCGTCGCCGCTGCGGCGTTGTTCGCGTGGGTCATGTCGGTTACTCGTATGGCGCCTTTCGTTACGGAAACGATTCTCGGCACCACGACCAACCCGATAATAGTGCTCTTAATCATGAATCTGATCATTTTGGTTACGGGTCTCTTCCTCGAGACAATTGCAGCGCTCGTTATGATTACGCCGCTGCTGTTACCCGTTGCGACGCAAATCGGAATTGATCCAATCCACTTCGGCATGATCATCGTGTTCAACCTCATGATTGGGCTGATGACCCCGCCATTCGGGCTGTCACTGTTCTTATCTAGCCAGATCGCTGAGGTTCCGGTCGAAGAGACGATAAAACAAATACTTCCTTACTATATCCCGCTCTTTGCGGTCTTGTTCATTATAACCTTCTACCCAGAAACGTTCATGTGGACCATCGAACTTCTATAA
- a CDS encoding class II aldolase/adducin family protein, which yields MVNDNLRERRRAVGDLGRQMLEQGLTRGSGGNVSVRADDRVAISPSGVPYEDVSADNVPLVDLSGERVFGELKPSNETPMHTIIYNERNGVGGIVHTHSPYASTFASLNEPIPASHYLIAYIGQEIPVAGYAPPGSEELGQLAIDAMGNDHDAVLLKNHGVIAVGETGEDALEVALMVEYCARIHYQAVNIGEPEIMDKDNVADLRKMFSDHYGQQ from the coding sequence ATGGTAAATGACAATCTGAGGGAGCGGCGGCGAGCCGTTGGCGATCTCGGACGACAAATGCTTGAGCAAGGATTGACGCGTGGGAGCGGCGGGAACGTTAGTGTACGGGCCGATGATCGTGTCGCGATCAGTCCATCGGGAGTTCCCTACGAAGACGTCTCCGCGGATAATGTCCCGCTTGTTGATCTTTCCGGCGAGAGAGTGTTCGGGGAGCTGAAGCCGTCGAACGAGACGCCGATGCACACGATCATATACAACGAACGAAATGGTGTCGGTGGAATCGTTCATACACACTCTCCGTACGCGAGCACGTTTGCAAGCCTCAACGAACCGATTCCCGCGTCACACTATCTCATCGCGTATATTGGACAGGAAATCCCCGTTGCAGGGTATGCCCCGCCTGGATCCGAAGAGCTCGGGCAGTTGGCGATCGACGCCATGGGGAACGACCACGATGCGGTATTACTGAAGAACCACGGCGTTATCGCGGTCGGTGAAACTGGTGAAGATGCACTTGAGGTCGCACTCATGGTGGAGTACTGTGCCCGGATTCATTACCAGGCGGTGAATATCGGCGAGCCCGAAATAATGGACAAAGATAACGTCGCTGACTTGCGAAAAATGTTCAGCGACCATTATGGGCAGCAGTAG
- a CDS encoding MFS transporter codes for MDQLRWRYQYTILALCTGAFFATMVARLGISPLVPAITANFSISNTAIGLALSGMWLAYALAQFPSGILGNRFGERIVILIAIGGTTVMTILLAVSPVFPVFVVFVILLGGVAGLHYSVATTFLTRVYKDSIGTAIGIHTAGGPAAGLIAPPAAAWVGTQFGWRAGVAIGAVVAAPVFVLFAWRIRPTDAKEPDKPMTEKLELGPLVLLLSRPSIAFTVGIAASFAFIWQAIASFLPAFLIDYHGHSATLSGLVFAGYFVVQAVTKPFVGSLSDKYNRDSVIIGCMLITSVGFGVFLVYSYLVAIGVAVLLVSIGLGVESAIEPRFMDNLSAEERNTGFGLVRTVYLILGSLGSVVVGFLSDIFGWLVAFGALTVLSLAVLVAIVITSILE; via the coding sequence ATGGATCAGCTACGCTGGAGATATCAGTATACGATCCTCGCGCTCTGTACTGGCGCTTTTTTCGCAACCATGGTGGCCAGGCTCGGTATCAGTCCGCTTGTGCCTGCAATAACGGCTAACTTCAGTATTTCGAATACTGCGATTGGACTTGCTCTCTCAGGAATGTGGTTAGCGTATGCTCTCGCACAGTTTCCGAGCGGTATTCTCGGAAATCGATTCGGAGAGCGAATAGTCATCCTCATCGCTATCGGGGGGACGACCGTAATGACTATTTTGCTGGCTGTATCTCCCGTATTTCCGGTATTCGTGGTTTTCGTGATTCTATTGGGTGGTGTTGCCGGGCTCCATTATAGCGTCGCAACGACGTTTCTCACGCGAGTCTACAAAGACAGCATTGGAACGGCAATCGGCATTCACACGGCAGGAGGACCCGCCGCGGGATTGATTGCACCACCCGCAGCTGCGTGGGTAGGAACGCAATTCGGGTGGCGAGCTGGCGTTGCGATCGGCGCCGTAGTTGCAGCACCCGTGTTCGTGCTATTCGCGTGGCGTATCCGCCCGACTGACGCAAAGGAACCAGATAAGCCGATGACCGAGAAACTTGAGTTAGGGCCGCTCGTGTTGCTTCTCTCCCGACCGTCGATCGCGTTTACGGTTGGGATTGCTGCGAGCTTTGCTTTTATTTGGCAGGCGATCGCCTCGTTTCTTCCGGCGTTTCTGATCGATTATCACGGTCACTCCGCGACATTGTCCGGACTCGTATTTGCCGGGTATTTTGTCGTTCAGGCGGTTACAAAACCCTTCGTCGGATCGCTCTCGGACAAATACAACCGGGATAGCGTCATAATCGGTTGTATGCTGATCACATCTGTCGGATTCGGCGTTTTTCTCGTCTACTCATATCTCGTCGCGATTGGCGTTGCCGTCTTGTTAGTCAGCATCGGATTAGGTGTCGAATCAGCAATTGAACCTCGGTTTATGGATAATCTGTCCGCTGAAGAACGAAATACCGGCTTCGGACTCGTAAGAACAGTGTATCTTATACTTGGGTCCTTGGGATCGGTTGTTGTCGGGTTTCTCTCGGATATCTTTGGATGGCTGGTCGCGTTCGGCGCACTCACTGTACTCTCCTTAGCAGTTCTGGTAGCGATTGTGATTACAAGCATACTAGAATAG
- a CDS encoding VOC family protein has product MIDDLHHIGHIVDNLEQSVDYYTNILNGEVTQTGSVDEKVDVAFVDLPGYQMEVICRHERGTYLDGLLDTLLEQSRYHIAFAVSDIEASMEKFDTNGYEMYNNEPVDGLGSYARAFVDPSSTPGMPVELIEYK; this is encoded by the coding sequence ATGATCGATGATCTACATCACATTGGGCACATAGTCGATAATCTCGAGCAGTCGGTCGATTACTACACGAATATCTTGAACGGTGAAGTAACACAGACGGGAAGCGTCGACGAGAAAGTCGACGTGGCCTTCGTCGACCTACCTGGATATCAAATGGAAGTTATTTGCCGCCACGAGCGTGGAACGTATCTCGACGGATTGCTCGATACACTGTTGGAGCAGTCGCGTTATCACATCGCGTTCGCCGTCTCCGACATCGAGGCATCGATGGAAAAGTTCGACACAAACGGGTACGAGATGTACAACAACGAACCAGTCGACGGACTCGGATCGTACGCGCGCGCCTTCGTCGATCCGTCGTCGACCCCCGGAATGCCCGTAGAGTTGATTGAGTACAAATAA
- a CDS encoding NAD(P)H-dependent oxidoreductase encodes MISIPTKLANQSDPIAVGVIGAGLFGENLIDQIEQVNGMKTAAIADIDTEKAKDAYDSGGVDDENIVTLNDPVAASKEIRNGNRVIFSDGLDLIDADIDVVVEATGIPNIGARHAYHAIQDKKHVVMVTVEADTVVGPILSKMAENNGVTYTMAYGDQPALIVELVHWAQTIGLNVVAAGKGNAYLEENQYETPDDVFDRMDFEHEFVEEHDLNPQMWNSFIDGSKPAIEMCAVANATGLRPDVPGMHYPTAEIPEIGDKLRPKSDGGILNSTGVVDTVSTLYPDGSSVDNDISNGIFVVTEAPVGRVQEYLEQYDGDGLYTSNNGKYQVFHRPFHLPGLETPVSIANAALRNEATGTSDKHVAEVVGVAKRDLEPGEEIDGGGGYTAFGQVIEASTAAEEDYVPFELLDGAEVTEEIAKDETITYESVDIDQSSFLYNLRQLQEELISVS; translated from the coding sequence ATGATCAGTATCCCCACAAAATTGGCTAATCAATCGGATCCAATAGCGGTCGGCGTAATCGGCGCCGGTCTCTTCGGAGAGAACCTCATCGATCAGATCGAGCAGGTAAATGGGATGAAAACCGCTGCAATCGCAGATATTGATACGGAGAAGGCGAAAGACGCGTACGACTCTGGCGGCGTCGACGATGAAAATATCGTTACGTTGAATGACCCGGTGGCTGCGTCTAAGGAGATTAGGAACGGAAACAGGGTAATTTTTTCGGATGGATTAGACCTCATCGACGCAGATATCGATGTTGTGGTCGAAGCGACAGGAATTCCGAATATCGGTGCTCGACACGCGTACCATGCCATTCAGGACAAAAAGCACGTCGTTATGGTGACAGTCGAGGCAGACACCGTCGTCGGACCTATTTTATCAAAGATGGCCGAGAATAATGGCGTCACCTATACGATGGCGTACGGCGATCAACCAGCACTTATCGTCGAACTGGTCCACTGGGCGCAGACGATCGGACTCAACGTAGTCGCAGCAGGAAAGGGCAACGCGTACCTCGAGGAAAACCAGTACGAAACGCCGGACGACGTCTTCGACCGAATGGATTTCGAACACGAGTTCGTCGAAGAGCACGATCTCAATCCACAGATGTGGAACTCGTTTATCGACGGTAGCAAACCCGCCATCGAAATGTGTGCCGTCGCAAATGCGACCGGTCTTCGCCCCGACGTTCCCGGCATGCACTATCCGACGGCCGAGATTCCGGAAATAGGAGACAAACTACGTCCGAAATCTGATGGTGGGATATTGAATAGCACCGGTGTCGTTGATACCGTTAGCACGCTCTACCCGGACGGGAGTTCGGTCGACAACGATATCAGTAACGGCATTTTCGTCGTAACAGAGGCACCGGTCGGTCGAGTGCAGGAGTATCTCGAGCAGTACGATGGTGATGGGTTGTATACCTCGAACAATGGGAAATACCAGGTTTTCCACCGACCGTTCCACCTGCCAGGACTCGAAACCCCGGTCAGTATTGCGAACGCCGCGCTTCGAAACGAGGCTACTGGCACCTCAGATAAACACGTAGCCGAAGTCGTCGGTGTGGCAAAACGCGACCTTGAGCCGGGCGAAGAGATCGATGGCGGTGGCGGATACACGGCATTCGGACAAGTCATCGAGGCGTCGACGGCTGCGGAAGAAGATTACGTTCCCTTTGAGCTGTTGGACGGCGCAGAAGTGACCGAAGAGATCGCAAAGGACGAGACGATCACGTACGAATCCGTGGATATCGACCAAAGCTCGTTCTTATACAACCTCAGACAACTACAGGAAGAGCTGATCAGCGTCTCGTAA
- a CDS encoding TRAP transporter substrate-binding protein — protein MVNVTDCRRRTALKALGAGALAGLAGCTGTDGDDISWRYTHEHTAEHNVGQAAEDFADRVEEETDGRLSIEVYPSSELGGIEEQVEGVSSGSIDMGHYDYSAMASMYRPLYVFNTPFIYEDTDHLLEALDPRESPVIQDMQDEMIEETNMRLIGRYYYGRRMLTCDERIEHPDDLDGKAIRVVPNDMWIAMGRGMGAQPESVEFSELPSALATGVVSGQENPLDTIIDNALHENQSHVMLTAHMRAPISITVNEDSWQQLSDEDQETVYNLMDELGQETVDRGLEREEELLVELQEDEGTEVVGSGELGTEEEFDRNDFREPVQEEVEEEFDDLVSMMDQIRDMA, from the coding sequence ATGGTGAATGTGACAGATTGCCGTAGGCGTACAGCGCTCAAGGCACTTGGTGCAGGAGCTCTGGCAGGGTTAGCTGGGTGCACGGGGACAGATGGCGACGATATCTCGTGGCGATATACCCACGAACACACTGCCGAACACAATGTTGGACAAGCAGCGGAGGATTTCGCAGACAGAGTGGAGGAGGAAACTGATGGTCGACTGTCCATCGAGGTGTACCCTTCCAGTGAACTAGGCGGTATCGAAGAGCAGGTTGAAGGTGTCAGTAGCGGCTCGATCGATATGGGCCACTACGATTATTCGGCAATGGCTTCGATGTACCGTCCATTGTATGTGTTTAACACACCGTTCATTTACGAAGATACGGATCATCTCTTGGAAGCATTAGATCCTCGGGAGTCACCGGTTATCCAGGACATGCAAGACGAGATGATCGAGGAAACCAACATGCGGCTTATCGGCCGATACTACTACGGTCGACGTATGTTGACCTGTGATGAACGTATCGAGCATCCTGACGACCTCGATGGAAAGGCGATCCGAGTCGTCCCGAACGACATGTGGATTGCGATGGGCCGTGGAATGGGTGCTCAGCCCGAATCTGTCGAGTTCTCCGAACTCCCGAGCGCATTAGCTACCGGTGTTGTATCAGGCCAGGAGAACCCACTTGACACCATCATTGATAACGCACTTCACGAGAACCAGTCCCATGTGATGCTGACCGCTCACATGCGGGCACCGATTTCAATCACGGTAAATGAAGATAGTTGGCAACAGCTATCCGATGAAGATCAGGAGACTGTATATAACCTGATGGACGAGCTGGGACAAGAAACGGTCGACCGAGGACTGGAACGCGAAGAAGAGCTCCTCGTTGAGTTGCAGGAAGATGAGGGGACCGAAGTCGTAGGTTCCGGCGAACTCGGTACCGAAGAAGAGTTCGACCGAAACGACTTCAGGGAACCTGTCCAAGAAGAGGTCGAAGAAGAGTTCGATGATCTGGTTTCAATGATGGACCAGATCAGGGATATGGCGTAG
- a CDS encoding aldo/keto reductase: MNTPSVTLPSGDDMPVVGMGTWDIAGDTVKDSVRIALDAGYTHIDTAEGYMNESEIGDAIADYDREELFLTSKVLPKNLDYESVLRACDRSLERLETDYLDLYLIHWPNPAISLQETLNAMETLHDDGKVRNIGVSNFSPYQLSIAHHISETPIAVNQIEYHPWLQRPDWIDYCRESETFVEAAAPLARTEILSDEVVQEIAKKYDEKPAQVVLKWAVENDIIVIPKSTSPEHIRENSELFGWELDASDHKRIDQRDRNYPVYDDRTRNWNDDVYGISQ; this comes from the coding sequence ATGAATACGCCGTCAGTGACACTGCCGAGCGGTGACGATATGCCAGTTGTCGGTATGGGAACCTGGGATATAGCCGGTGATACGGTCAAAGACTCTGTGCGTATCGCGCTTGATGCCGGATACACTCACATCGATACCGCCGAGGGGTATATGAATGAAAGTGAAATTGGCGACGCGATTGCCGACTACGACCGCGAGGAGCTGTTTCTCACCTCGAAAGTGTTACCGAAGAATCTCGACTATGAGTCGGTTCTTCGAGCGTGTGACCGGTCGTTGGAGCGGTTGGAAACTGATTATCTAGACCTCTACTTAATCCACTGGCCCAATCCCGCCATCTCGCTGCAAGAGACTCTCAACGCGATGGAGACACTTCATGACGACGGGAAGGTTCGGAACATCGGCGTCTCGAACTTCAGTCCGTACCAGCTCAGCATCGCGCACCACATCTCAGAAACGCCTATCGCAGTCAACCAGATCGAATACCATCCGTGGCTCCAGCGGCCGGACTGGATCGACTACTGTCGCGAGAGCGAGACGTTTGTGGAGGCCGCCGCTCCGTTGGCTCGAACTGAAATCCTCAGCGACGAGGTCGTTCAAGAAATAGCTAAGAAATATGATGAGAAACCTGCGCAGGTTGTTTTGAAGTGGGCCGTTGAGAACGACATCATCGTTATTCCGAAGTCGACGTCACCTGAACATATCCGTGAAAACAGTGAATTATTCGGCTGGGAACTCGATGCATCCGACCACAAGCGTATCGACCAGCGTGACCGTAACTATCCAGTCTACGATGATCGTACCAGAAACTGGAACGACGACGTATATGGCATCTCGCAATAG
- a CDS encoding Gfo/Idh/MocA family protein: MSSKINIAVVGLGRVARSHIDGITHWDNLCELTAVVDIDESRAKATADEYGVEYYTSTEEAYDNPDIDAVVVCVPHHLHAPIAIEALEAGKHVLVEKVMATSVEQGEAMVEAAEENDVNLMIGQSRRFFSSLKEAKDRIDEIGKPLNLQYTFACHFDIESAPPWWQSEEKTGGLSYPMLGSHSIDYTLWMLDDREPVSVYASGTSNNDDFEGHDDVTLVINFDDGTHATNFLSINNAPIRHQGLVVGEDGSIFWDQKGDHSGELVGVATTNLEINDESITQAGNEPHNFALQMKEFAESIRDNRQPEASGREILTQLRIIEAAKQSATEDREIALTEN; encoded by the coding sequence ATGAGCTCGAAAATTAACATTGCTGTTGTCGGATTAGGAAGGGTCGCGAGAAGTCATATCGATGGCATCACTCATTGGGACAACCTGTGTGAACTAACAGCTGTCGTCGATATCGACGAATCCCGTGCGAAAGCTACTGCAGATGAATACGGTGTCGAATATTATACCTCGACGGAAGAGGCGTATGATAACCCGGATATCGATGCCGTTGTGGTTTGTGTTCCCCATCACCTCCATGCTCCAATCGCCATTGAAGCGCTCGAGGCTGGGAAACACGTCCTGGTCGAGAAGGTCATGGCTACCTCGGTTGAACAAGGTGAGGCCATGGTCGAAGCGGCCGAAGAGAACGACGTTAATCTGATGATTGGCCAATCACGGCGATTCTTCTCCTCTCTTAAGGAGGCCAAAGACCGGATCGACGAGATTGGAAAGCCACTGAATCTTCAGTACACCTTCGCCTGTCACTTCGATATCGAATCTGCACCACCGTGGTGGCAGTCTGAAGAAAAAACGGGGGGACTCTCATATCCGATGCTCGGATCTCATAGTATCGATTATACCCTTTGGATGTTGGACGATCGAGAACCGGTTTCGGTGTACGCCTCAGGTACATCCAATAACGATGATTTCGAAGGTCACGATGATGTGACTCTCGTCATCAACTTCGATGACGGAACCCACGCGACTAATTTCCTCTCGATCAACAACGCGCCGATAAGACATCAAGGGCTAGTCGTCGGAGAGGATGGTTCGATCTTCTGGGACCAAAAGGGAGATCACAGCGGTGAGCTAGTCGGTGTCGCAACCACGAACCTCGAGATAAACGACGAGTCAATCACACAGGCAGGGAACGAACCGCACAACTTCGCGCTCCAGATGAAGGAGTTCGCCGAATCGATCCGAGACAACCGTCAACCGGAGGCATCTGGTCGAGAGATCCTGACCCAGCTTCGAATCATCGAAGCCGCGAAACAGTCCGCAACCGAAGACCGCGAGATAGCGCTGACCGAAAACTAG